Proteins encoded together in one Lathyrus oleraceus cultivar Zhongwan6 chromosome 5, CAAS_Psat_ZW6_1.0, whole genome shotgun sequence window:
- the LOC127079324 gene encoding zinc finger BED domain-containing protein RICESLEEPER 2-like, which produces MDTSEYAQGQDETHKEILSTLWIIFTKIGKGKDGVERAACNFCSTDFAIGKNPKSGQSYGTSHLSRHVFICKSFQLSLLSLEESPSLTPINQNTHRELLGEAIIAHDLPFSFVEYEKIRVWVKYLNPCVEMASRNTMVSYIEKIYDKERIKLKEIMGRIPNKICLTSDVWTTSTSEGYICLTAHFVDENWKLVSGLLNFLRMKPPHTGIALEATLFDCLKQWGIDKKIFTITLDNASANDNMQDHLKTHLRVQEGLKVASEALHKIRESVKHIKGFDGRMLKFRDCVEDAGINVSGGLRFDVSTRWNSTYLMLESALQYRKAFEFYKVADRSYKYCPSDEEWEKGERICEFLEPFYEITNLISGPSYPTANLYFMQVWKVQCILEKHQKSIDKVIKDMSDNMKMKFDKYWKNYSIVLAFGAILDPRLKDKFLKFFYTTLNASTSEGKLKNVMDKFKGLYEEYVSYSTNQSVSLSQPSNEFNILAKLSREGNKAKKSKIITIILEKEKDYCMKLLVRIIA; this is translated from the exons ATGGATACGAGTGAGTATGCACAAGGTCAAGATGAAACTCATAAGGAAATATTGTCAACACTTTGGATTATTTTCACTAAAATCGGCAAAGGAAAAGATGGAGTTGAAAGAGCTGCATGCAATTTTTGTAGTACTGATTTTGCCATTGGAAAAAACCCCAAGTCTGGTCAAAGTTATGGAACTTCACATCTAAGTCGTCATGTTTTTATTTGTAAAAGTTTCCAGTTGAGCCTTCTTAGTCTAGAGGAATCGCCAAGCCTAACCCCAATCAACCAAAACACACATCGTGAATTACTTGGAGAAGCCATTATTGCACATGATCTTCCTTTTAGCTTTGTCGAGTATGAAAAAATTCGAGTTTGGGTGAAATATTTGAATCCATGTGTTGAAATGGCCTCTAGGAATACCATGGTGTCATATATTGAAAAAATATATGATAAAGAAAGGATCAAGCTTAAGGAAATCATGGGTAGGATTCCAAATAAAATTTGTCTAACATCGGATGTTTGGACAACATCTACTAGTGAGGGTTATATCTGTTTGACTGCTCATTTTGTTGATGAAAATTGGAAGTTAGTTAGTGGTCTTCTTAACTTTCTTCGAATGAAGCCCCCCCACACGGGTATTGCACTGGAAGCTACTTTATTTGATTGCTTAAAGCAATGGGGAATAGATAAGAAAATATTTACTATTACGCTGGATAACGCATCTGCCAATGATAACATGCAAGACCACTTGAAAACTCATCTTCGAGTGCAAG AGGGTTTAAAAGTTGCTAGTGAAGCCCTCCATAAAATTAGAGAGAGTGTCAAGCATATTAAAGGATTTGATGGAAGGATGCTTAAGTTCAGAGATTGTGTCGAGGATGCAGGGATAAATGTTAGCGGTGGTTTAAGATTTGATGTATCTACTAGATGGAATAGCACTTATTTGATGCTTGAAAGTGCCTTGCAATATAGGAAAGCTTTTGAGTTTTATAAGGTGGCGGATAGAAGTTATAAATATTGTCCATCTGATGAGGAATGGGAAAAGGGGGAAAGGATTTGTGAGTTTTTAGAACCTTTTTATGAAATTACCAATTTGATTTCTGGTCCATCTTATCCAACTGCAAATCTGTATTTCATGCAAGTGTGGAAAGTCCAGTGCATTTTAGAAAAACATCAAAAAAGTATTGATAAGGTGATAAAAGATATGTCTGATAAtatgaaaatgaaatttgacAAATACTGGAAAAACTATAGTATTGTGCTAGCATTTGGAGCTATTCTTGATCCACGCTTGAAGGATAAATTTTTGAAGTTTTTCTATACTACACTTAATGCCTCAACCTCTGAAGGGAAACTTAAGAATGTAATGGATAAATTCAAAGGGCTTTATGAAGAATACGTGAGTTATTCTACCAATCAAAGTGTTTCTCTTTCTCAACCATCTAATGAGTTCAACATATTGGCTAAGCTATCTAGAGAGGGGAATAAAGCTAAAAAATCAAAGATTATAACCATAA TATTAGAAAAAGAGAAGGATTATTGCATGAAATTGTTAGTAAGGATTATTGCATGA
- the LOC127079326 gene encoding formate dehydrogenase, mitochondrial-like: protein MESGDNGYLFIPRSRAVNGTLSHPVANLGSLVDIRLEGNHINGVVPSNWTSLMNMKLFDLSRAFLTKFKTQTTIPGLHVLISTPFHPAYVTAERIKKAKNLELRLTAGIGSDHIDLNAAAAAGLTVAEVTGSNTVSVAEDELMRILILVRNFVPGYHQSITGEWDVAGIAHRAYDLEGKTIGTVGAGRIGKLLL from the exons ATGGAGTCGGGTGATAATGGCTACTTGTTTATACCGAGAAGTAGAGCTGTCAA TGGTACTTTGAGTCATCCTGTTGCAAATTTAGGTTCTTTAGTTGATATCAGATTGGAGGGTAATCATATCAATGGCGTAGTGCCTAGTAATTGGACCAGTTTGATGAATATGAAATTGTTTGATCTGAGTAGAGcatttttaacaaaatttaaaacaCAAACTACCATTCCTGGTCTTCATGTTCTGATATCTACACCATTTCACCCTGCCTATGTTACTGCTGAAAGAATTAAGAAAGCTAAGAATTTAGAGCTACGTTTGACTGCCGGAATTGGTTCTGATCACATTGATCTCAATGCTGCGGCTGCTGCTGGTTTAACCGTCGCAGAGGTCACAGGAAGCAACACAGTATCTGTTGCTGAGGATGAGCTCATGAGAATTCTCATTCTGGTGAGGAATTTTGTGCCTGGTTACCATCAGTCTATTACAGGAGAATGGGATGTTGCTGGCATTGCACATAGAGCCTATGATCTTGAAGGAAAGACGATAGGAACGGTGGGTGCTGGACGAATCGGGAAGCTTTTACTCTAA